GCCCCGGGCCCGCCGTGCTGCCGCCGGTGGCGATCTTTGCCGGTGAACGGCCAGGGGACGAGCCGACCCTGACTCCGGCCGCGACGGTGGAGATCGCTGCCCTGCTGCCGCCGGACGCCGCCGGGCCGCTGCCGCCGGTGCCGCCCAAGCCCCTCCCGGGGGTCAGCGGCCTCTGGCTCGCCGGCCTCCTCCTCGTGATCGTCACCACCGCGAGCCTCGCCTACCTCTATCGCCAGCATTTCGCCGCCGCCGGCCCGGGCACTCCCGGGGAGGAGCTCCTCCAGGCCCTCGTCAACCTGCGGCGCCGGGCTCCCGACCCGGTGGCCTTCCACCATGACTTGAGCCACGCCCTGCGCCGCTTCTTGGGACGCACCCTACGCTTTGACGGTGAACGGGCCTCCACCCGGCAGGTGGAGCGAGTCTTGAGCATCGCCGGCATTCCCACCCGCCGCCGGGAACCCGCCGCGAATCTGCTGAGGCAATGCGACGCCGTGCGCTTCGGCGGTCATCCGAGCACCCGCCAGGTGATGGTCGGCCGGCTGGCAGCGGCCCGCAAGCTGGCCAACGCCTGGGCGCTGCCTGCTTCCCTCGAAGAAGATCGGGGAGCACCTTGATGTCCTTCGACACCCTCGCCCACCCCGCCTGGCTGCTGCTCTGGCTGGTCCTTCCGTGGCTGATCCTGCGTCACCACCGCCGTGGCCCCGCCCAGGCCCAGCTCTACAGCTCCCTGCCCCAGGAAGCCCGCGGCGGCTGGCGACTCCACGCCGCTTTCTACCTGCGCCTCACCGCCCTGGCGCTGGTGGTGGTGGCCCTGGCGCGGCCCCAGGCGGTGGACCGTTGGCAGGAAGAGACCCGGCTGGGCATCGACATCCTGGTGGCCCTGGACGTCTCCGGCTCCATGGCCGCTGAGGACTTCCAACCGCAGAATCGCTTGGCGGTGGCCAAGGACGTGGTGCGGAACTTCGTCCAGCGGCGGCCCGGCGACCGCATCGGCGCCCTGATCTTCGCCGACACCGCCCTCACCCGCTCTCCCCTGACCCTCGACCACCGGGCCCTGATCCAGGCTCTCGAAGCGGTGGAGCTGGACAGCCTGCCCGACGGCACCGCCATCGGCGTCGCTCTGGCCACCGCCGCCCTGCGGCTGGAGAACAGCCAGGCCGCCACGCGGGTGGTGGTATTGGTCACCGACGGCGCCAACAACGGCGGCGAGGTCGACCCAGCCACCGCCGCCGCCCTCTGCGCCGGTCTGGGGATCCGCGTCTACACCGTCGGAGTAGGCACCGACGAGCGGGTGCCGGTGCCCCGCACCTTCACCAATCCGCGCACCGGTCAGCAGCAGGTGGAGCGTCGCTACACCCGCTTGGAGGTGGATGAGGAGCTGCTCCAGGCCATCGCCCAGCGCACCGGCGGGCGGTACTTCCCCGCCACCGACGAGGAGGGATTGGAGCAGGTCTTCGCCGAGATCGACGAGCTGGAGCGCAGCGAGATCGTCGTCGCCCGCCACCGCCGGACTCGGGAGCTCTTCGTTCCTTGGGCTTCCGCGGCGCTGGCTCTGACTCTGCTGCCGCTGGTCCTCGCCGCCGCCGGCTGGAGCCATCCGCCATGAGCTTCGCCGAGCCCGGATCCCTGCTCCTCCTGCTGCTGGTGCCCCTCGCCGCCGGCGCCGCTGCCGGCCTGTGGTGGCGCTGGCACCGCGCTGCCCGGCGGTGGGTGGCGCCGTATTTGTGGCACCGGCTGCTGCCAAACCACGATCCCCGGTGGACGGCGGCGA
This genomic stretch from Acidobacteriota bacterium harbors:
- a CDS encoding VWA domain-containing protein, with the translated sequence MSFDTLAHPAWLLLWLVLPWLILRHHRRGPAQAQLYSSLPQEARGGWRLHAAFYLRLTALALVVVALARPQAVDRWQEETRLGIDILVALDVSGSMAAEDFQPQNRLAVAKDVVRNFVQRRPGDRIGALIFADTALTRSPLTLDHRALIQALEAVELDSLPDGTAIGVALATAALRLENSQAATRVVVLVTDGANNGGEVDPATAAALCAGLGIRVYTVGVGTDERVPVPRTFTNPRTGQQQVERRYTRLEVDEELLQAIAQRTGGRYFPATDEEGLEQVFAEIDELERSEIVVARHRRTRELFVPWASAALALTLLPLVLAAAGWSHPP